In Deltaproteobacteria bacterium, the DNA window TCACGTTTTTCCCCAAGGATTCTGGATGGTTTACAGGTGTCTACGAGGATTCTGGTGTCCTCAGGCGGGATGAGCACGGGAAGGGACCGGGTGCACTGCACCATAAGAAAGGGGGTTTTCTGAACGGTGTCTCGAATGCTGCCGTCGAGATGCACCTTTACGCCGTCTTCGCGCTTGATGGACAAATGTTTGGCGCGTATCGCCGTCTTTTGGTCCAAAGGCGTCCACTGAAATCTCCCATTGAGGAAAACCTGAATCCGTGAGATATGCACTCACCCTTTCGATTTCACACCATAAGCCTACGGCCGGGGTATTTGTTTCGTGCGGCAAATAGCCTCCTGTCCATGGGGGCAGATCTGCCGTTCGAGCCCCATCCGTGGGCGCCTCCCATCCACAAATCAAATACCCCGGCCGTAGGCTCACGGATTCAGGAAGACGTAACAAAGCGAAAGGTGTCTGTCCGTGAATTTACATGATATCAGAATACTTGTCGTGGATGACGAGCCTTCCATAATCCATCTCGTGCGGCGAATCCTCGAGGGAGTGGGATATCAGGTCCAGGCTGCCTCGAGTGGAGAGGCTGCCCTTGAGGCGATAGCCGCCGCGCCCCCCCGCCTCGTTATCACCGATCTCAAGATGCCCGGCATGAGTGGGATAGATCTCATGCGCAAGGTCCGGCGGCAGAGGCCCGAGATCGACTTCATCCTCCTCACCGCGTTCGGCACGGTGGAAAATGCAGTCGAGGCCATGAAGGAAGGGGCAGGCGATTATCTCGTCAAGCCGCTTAAGAATCCGGAAGAACTCAAGATATCAGTTGCGCGAGTCCTGGAACGTCAGGCCCTTCTTCGGGCAAATACCTTGTTGACCGCCCGTCTTGCCGAGGACCTTCCTCCAAAAGACGTCATTTTCGCCGGTATGCCCGGAGTCTTCGACGAGATCTCCCAGGTTGCGCGAACAGAGGCGACGGTCCTTCTCTTGGGGGAAAGTGGGGTCGGAAAGGGCCTGATCGCCAAGGTGATACACTATGCGAGCGGGAAGACCGGTCCATTCGTATCCGTAAATTGCGCGGCCATTCCTGAGACCCTAATTGAATCCGAGCTTTTCGGACATGAGAAAGGGGCCTTTACCGGGGCGGTGAAGAGCAAACGCGGAAAATTCGAGCTTGCCGAGGACGGCTCCATCTTTTTGGACGAAATCGGGGAGATGCCCCTTGCCCTCCAGACCAAGCTCCTCCGGGTCTTGCAGGAAAAGGCATTTGAGCGACTCGGCGGGGTCGTGACACACATGACAAACGCCAGGGTCATAGCCGCCACCAACCAGGATCTCAGGAAAGGGATCCGGGAAAAACGATTTCGGGAAGACCTGTACTATCGGCTCTCGGTTTTTCCCGTCCAGCTACCACCCCTTCGCGATCGACCCGGAGCCGTGGCTGTTTTGTCCCGTTATCTTGTTGGCCGTATCGCTTCAAGGCTCGGAAAGCCTGTCCCTGAGATCGGGGAGGCGGCTATGCGCGCCCTTGAGGCATATCCATGGCCGGGAAACGTCCGTGAGCTTCACAACGT includes these proteins:
- a CDS encoding sigma-54 dependent transcriptional regulator, which produces MRILVVDDEPSIIHLVRRILEGVGYQVQAASSGEAALEAIAAAPPRLVITDLKMPGMSGIDLMRKVRRQRPEIDFILLTAFGTVENAVEAMKEGAGDYLVKPLKNPEELKISVARVLERQALLRANTLLTARLAEDLPPKDVIFAGMPGVFDEISQVARTEATVLLLGESGVGKGLIAKVIHYASGKTGPFVSVNCAAIPETLIESELFGHEKGAFTGAVKSKRGKFELAEDGSIFLDEIGEMPLALQTKLLRVLQEKAFERLGGVVTHMTNARVIAATNQDLRKGIREKRFREDLYYRLSVFPVQLPPLRDRPGAVAVLSRYLVGRIASRLGKPVPEIGEAAMRALEAYPWPGNVRELHNVLERAVILHHEGDLALPSLAPGLGADVLPMSEQPEDLDLARLERSAIEKALKRTRGHRAKASEILGIPLRTLYNKLKQYGIG